One part of the Sorangiineae bacterium MSr11954 genome encodes these proteins:
- the rplC gene encoding 50S ribosomal protein L3: MNTQPGIFGKKLGSTQLFKEDGTVQRVTVVEAGPVTVVAKRTKEKDGYSALVLGLGERKERHTNKPLAGYYKKVQTSPKRVLKELRVSEEYAATVEVGQVLKLDELFKPGQFVDARGTTRGRGFTGVMRRWSFAGGVASHGTHEYFRHGGSIGTNMTPGRTLPNLKMAGQYGNETVSILNLKVARIDVEKNLLLIEGGIPGSKNGLVLIRHAVKKTAEGGRARKK, encoded by the coding sequence ATGAATACACAACCCGGCATCTTCGGGAAGAAGCTCGGCTCCACGCAACTCTTCAAAGAGGACGGAACCGTCCAGCGCGTCACGGTGGTCGAGGCTGGGCCCGTCACCGTGGTGGCCAAGCGCACCAAGGAGAAGGACGGCTACTCGGCCCTGGTCCTCGGCCTGGGTGAGCGCAAGGAGCGGCACACCAACAAGCCGCTGGCGGGCTACTACAAGAAGGTTCAAACGAGCCCCAAGCGCGTCCTGAAGGAGCTGCGCGTGAGCGAGGAGTACGCGGCCACCGTCGAGGTGGGGCAGGTGCTCAAGCTCGACGAGCTCTTCAAGCCGGGCCAATTCGTCGATGCGCGCGGGACCACGCGCGGCCGCGGCTTCACGGGCGTCATGCGCCGATGGAGCTTCGCAGGCGGCGTCGCCTCGCACGGTACCCACGAGTACTTCCGCCACGGCGGCTCGATCGGTACGAACATGACCCCCGGTCGCACGCTCCCCAACCTCAAAATGGCCGGCCAATACGGCAATGAGACGGTGAGCATCCTGAACCTGAAGGTCGCCCGCATCGACGTCGAGAAGAACCTGCTCCTCATCGAGGGCGGCATCCCCGGGTCGAAGAATGGTCTCGTGCTGATCCGCCACGCCGTGAAGAAGACGGCCGAGGGCGGCCGCGCGCGCAAGAAGTAG